The following nucleotide sequence is from Candidatus Bathyarchaeota archaeon.
GTTGAAAGCATTTAAAGGAGGTGAAAATGATTGGTGGATTATTATGAGGACGACGAAGTTTTCCGAGACATAAACAGCTTCTACAAACATTTAATGGAACGCATGTTCAGGGAAATGCAAGATTTCGAAAAAATTGCCAAAGATGGAAAATCCAAAGGCGGTTGGGAAGTCAAGCCAATTAACAAGCCCGGTGTGAGAGGATACGTCGCACGGAGACAATTCCAGTTCGGTAGCGAGCCGATGCGTATTCCAAGCCGTGCTCTTGAGGAAGAACGAGAGCCGCTTACAGATATTTTCGAAGAGAAAGAAAGTATCAGGATTTACATTGAGCTGCCAGGTGTTGACAAAAGCGACATTCAGCTTAATGTAGCGGAGCGGGTTGTAGAGATTAGGGCTAAGAATTTTTCCAAAACAGTAGAGTTACCGACTAGGGATATTGACCTTGAGAAAGTTGCTGCGAGCTATAATAATGGCGTACTTGAGGTAACTATTCCAAAAGTTCAGAAAACCGTTGAGGATGAAAAGAAACGGACTATAAAGATTGAGTAACAGAGGATGTTTTTCTGTGGAGACTGAAATCCTTAACATAGACTACAACGAATACGTTAACTTGCTGGGCACGGCGCATTTCACTAAGCGAAGTCTTTTGGAAGCTCATGAGGCAGTGAGGAAGCTGAAGCCCACGGATTTGGCGATCGAGCTTGATATGCAGCGGTTTCAGTTTTTGAATCAGCGGTGTGCCTCTTGTCAGGAGCGCAGGTTTTGTGCAGGGAGGTGTGAATTTCTCGGGGCTGCTGATGTATTAGGTAATGCGGATGTGAATATTTGGCTCATTGACATGTCTGAGAGGGAAATTGTAAATAGGGTTCAGCAACTGTTGCCTCCTTCTAGGCTGTGGTGGTTTTCTTTTGTGAGTTTTTCTTTTTGGCATCGCAGTGATGATGAGGTGTGGTTGTGGGAGAAGGGGTATAAGGATGAGGTTTTGGAAAGGCATGCGAGGAGGTTGGAGGTTTTGCGAGCGAGGGCTCCTCATGTTTGGCGGGTTTTGATTGACGAACGGAACGCGTTGATGGCTGCTCGGTTGGCGTGGATTGTGACGCAGAAGCTGAATAAGGGTGAAAGTGTTAGGATTTTGGCTTTAACTGGGGCGGCGCATGTTAATGGTATTAGGGAGTTGTTGGGTTCTCCTATGCAAATTGAAGGGGAGTTGCGGAAGCTGGGGTTAAGGTTTACGGCTCCAAAGCGGATTAGACGGATAAGCGTGAACTAGAGCAAAGGCTGTTTATGTTTATGACTTTTTTAGACCTCTCAAGATTTTATTTTGAGCCAAATAGGCACACTATCAAAACTGAATCGATAGCATGCCATTGCTGAAAAATCCCCTCAACATGGCATACGCATCTTGAAGCGTTAGATTGCACTATATAATAATTCTGGTTTTTTGTTCCTATACATTCATATATTAGTCTGTCTATTGCCTATGTTACCGTAAACACAAAGAAGGCAGATATACAAAATGAGCACAGAACCAAACGTAGTATACGTCGGAAACAAACCTCCAATGAACTATGTCATGGCAGTTATCACAGGCTTTAACATGGGCAACGCAACAGAAGTCACCTTAAAAGCACGCGGCCGCGCCATAAGCACGGCTGTTGATGTTGCTGAAATCATCCGCAACCGATTCCTCAAAGACGCCAAAGTCAACGCCATCTCCATCGGCACCGAACAAATCACACCAAAAGAAGGCGGCAACCCCAGAAACGTCTCAACAATGGAAATCTCCCTCAAAAAAGAATAAACACTTGAGACACTAAAAACCGCCTAACCACCTATTTTTTCTCAACGACAAAAACAAAAAACAGAGTTTAGCCTAGCGCACACATAATCTTTCCCCTCCAACCCACAGATAAAGCGCTGCTTACTTAGGAGGTGATCCGGCCGCAGGTTCCCCTACGGCCACCTTGTTACGACTTTTCCCCTCTCGCGAACCTCAGGCTCGACACAGCCACTAAGGACCGCGCCTCACCCAAAGCCCACTCGATTGGAACGACGGGCGGTGTGTGCAAGGAGCAGGGACGTATTCACCGCGCGTTAATGACACGCGATTACTAGGCATTCCAGTTTCACGAGGGCGGGTTGCAGCCCTCGATCCAAACTACGACCGGCTTTAGGGATTACCATCCTCTCACGAGGTAGGAACCCGTTGTACCGGCCATTGCAGCACGCGTGTGGCCCGGGGGATTCGGGGCATACTGACCTGCCGTGGCCCACTCCT
It contains:
- the albA gene encoding DNA-binding protein Alba, whose translation is MSTEPNVVYVGNKPPMNYVMAVITGFNMGNATEVTLKARGRAISTAVDVAEIIRNRFLKDAKVNAISIGTEQITPKEGGNPRNVSTMEISLKKE
- a CDS encoding Hsp20/alpha crystallin family protein: MDYYEDDEVFRDINSFYKHLMERMFREMQDFEKIAKDGKSKGGWEVKPINKPGVRGYVARRQFQFGSEPMRIPSRALEEEREPLTDIFEEKESIRIYIELPGVDKSDIQLNVAERVVEIRAKNFSKTVELPTRDIDLEKVAASYNNGVLEVTIPKVQKTVEDEKKRTIKIE